A stretch of Prunus dulcis chromosome 6, ALMONDv2, whole genome shotgun sequence DNA encodes these proteins:
- the LOC117631636 gene encoding cationic peroxidase 1-like gives MAFISHYNRFCFFVLLMLLRIASAQLSSDYYATTCPRALSVVRSSVINAVVKEHRMGASLLRLHFHDCFVNGCDASVLLDDTSNFTGEKTALPNVRSLRGFEVIDTIKSQLESICPGVVSCADILAVAARDSVLLFGGPSWTVQLGRRDSTTASLSDANTELPSPSLDLKDLISSFSTKGFSAKEMVALSGSHTMGQARCQMFRDRIYNETNINSEFATFLKSNCTQSSGTDDNLSPLDITSPVFFDNAYFKNLVDSKGLLHSDQQLFSGGSTDSLVTTYSNSSGTFYADFANAMLKMGNLNPLTATSGQIRTNCRKTN, from the exons ATGGCTTTTATCTCACACTATAACAGATTCTGCTTCTTTGTGCTTTTGATGCTGCTTAGGATAGCATCTGCACAATTGTCCTCAGATTATTATGCAACAACGTGCCCCCGAGCCCTTTCTGTCGTTCGGAGTTCAGTTATTAATGCGGTGGTGAAGGAGCATCGGATGGGGGCGTCCTTGCTCCGTCTCCATTTCCATGATTGCTTTGTTAAT GGATGTGATGCATCTGTATTATTAGACGACACTTCAAATTTCACTGGGGAAAAGACAGCTTTACCAAATGTAAGATCATTGAGGGGATTCGAAGTGATAGATACTATAAAATCTCAGCTAGAAAGTATCTGCCCCGGTGTTGTTTCATGTGCAGATATCCTTGCCGTTGCAGCCCGCGATTCAGTTCTTTTA TTTGGTGGCCCTTCATGGACAGTTCAGTTGGGCAGAAGAGACTCAACCACAGCAAGTTTAAGTGATGCAAATACTGAACTCCCATCTCCAAGCCTAGATCTTAAAGACCTCATCTCTTCGTTCTCAACTAAAGGATTTAGTGCCAAAGAAATGGTGGCTCTCTCTG GATCTCACACAATGGGTCAAGCCAGGTGTCAAATGTTCCGAGACCGAATATATAATGAGACTAACATCAATTCAGAATTTGCTACCTTCTTGAAATCAAACTGTACTCAGAGCTCTGGGACTGATGACAACCTTTCTCCACTGGATATTACAAGCCCGGTTTTCTTTGATAACGCTTATTTCAAGAACTTGGTGGATAGCAAGGGTCTCTTGCATTCTGATCAGCAACTTTTCAGTGGTGGTTCAACAGACTCTCTGGTTACCACTTATAGCAACAGCTCTGGAACTTTTTATGCAGATTTTGCCAATGCCATGTTGAAAATGGGGAACCTTAACCCGCTTACAGCAACCAGCGGTCAAATTCGTACCAACTGTCGCAAAACAAATTGA
- the LOC117631123 gene encoding protein TIC110, chloroplastic gives MNPSTLTPQRSVFHSPFLNPISLPAATSGQSRRRRFRVSFPRNSATPSDQSTGATSTPPPDVFGGKRELRGIQPVVEKLSPPLRLATSAIVIAGAVAAGYGLGLRLSKSQNAAFGGAAVLGAAGGAAAYALNSCAPEVAAIDLHNYVAGVDDPKAVKKEDIEGIARKYGVSKQDEAFNAELCDLYCRFVTSVLPPGAEELKGDEVETIVSFKNSLGIDDPEAASMHMEIGRRIFRQRLETDREGDLEQRRAFQKLIYVSTLVFGDASSFLLPWKRVFKITDSQVELAVRDNAQRLYASKLKSVGRDIDAEQLVRLKEAQHAYRLSDEYAEDLFKEHARKLVEANISAALSIIKSRTRAARGVTHVVEELEKMLAFNSLLISLKNQPDAARFAPGVGPISLLGGEYYGDRKIDDLKLLFRAYVTDSLSTGRLEENKLSALNQLRNIFGLGKREAESIVLDVTSKVYRKRLSQAVSAGELEAADSKAAFLQNICEELHFDPERASQIHEEIYRQKLQLCVADGELNEEDVAALLRLRVMLCIPQQTVEAAHSDICGSLFEKVVKEAIASGVDGYDADVKQAVRKAAHGLRLSREAAMSIAGKAVRKIFINYVKRARSVGSRTEAAKELKKMIAFNTLVVTELVADIKGESSDDTSTEEPIKEQEIEVLEDEEWESIQTLRKIRPDKELAAKLGKPGQTEITLKDDLQERERTDLYKTYLLFCITGEVKRIPFGAQITTKKDDSEYVLLNQLGGILGLSTTEIVEVHRSLAEQAFRQQAEVILADGQLTKARVEQLNELQKQVGLPPQYVQKIIKNITTTKMAAAIETAIGQGRLNIKQIRELKESSVDLDSMISETLRESLFKKTVDEIFSSGTGEFDEEEVYEKIPLDLNINAEKAKNVVQELARSRLSNSLIQAVSLLRQRNRQGVVSSLNDLLACDKAVPAKPLSWDVPEELADLFAIYLKSDPAPEKLLRLQYLLDINDSTAASLREMGDRLQTIGAEEENFVF, from the exons ATGAATCCCTCCACCCTCACACCGCAGCGTTCCGTTTTCCACTCGCCGTTCCTCAACCCCATTTCTCTCCCCGCCGCAACCTCCGGACAGAGCAGACGACGCCGTTTCAGAGTCTCATTTCCCCGAAACTCAGCCACCCCCTCGGACCAATCAACCGGCGCCACGTCAACGCCGCCTCCCGATGTATTCGGAGGCAAGAGAGAGCTCAGGGGCATCCAGCCCGTCGTCGAGAAGCTGTCGCCGCCTCTCCGTTTGGCGACCTCGGCAATTGTCATCGCCGGTGCTGTGGCTGCGGGTTACGGGTTGGGTCTCCGGTTAAGCAAGTCGCAAAACGCAGCGTTTGGCGGTGCAGCAGTGCTCGGAGCCGCCGGTGGGGCTGCCGCTTACGCTTTGAACTCTTGTGCTCCTGAAGTCGCCGCCATCGATTTGCACAATTACGTAGCTGGGGTCGACGATCCCAAGGCTGTTAAGAAGGAGGACATAGAAGGCATTGCAAGAAA ATATGGTGTGAGCAAGCAAGACGAGGCTTTTAATGCCGAGCTCTGTGATTTGTACTGTCGTTTTGTCACTTCTGTTCTTCCTCCTGGAGCCGAAGAACTTAAAGGTGACGAAGTTGAGACAATCGTGAGCTTCAAAAATTCTCTGGGCATTGATGATCCTGAAGCAGCTTCAATGCATATGGAG ATTGGTAGGCGAATTTTCAGACAGAGGCTTGAGACTGACCGTGAGGGTGATCTAGAGCAGCGTCGG GCATTTCAGAAGCTGATATATGTTTCAACTCTTGTGTTCGGAGATGCTTCGTCTTTCCTCTTACCTTGGAAGCGTGTTTTCAAGATCACCGATTCCCAG GTGGAGCTGGCTGTCCGTGATAATGCCCAGCGTTTATATGCTTCCAAGCTAAAATCAGTTGGCAGAG ATATTGATGCGGAGCAGCTCGTTAGGCTTAAAGAAGCACAACACGCGTATCGGCTTTCTGATGAG TATGCAGAGGACTTGTTCAAGGAACACGCAAGAAAATTAGTCGAGGCAAATATTTCAGCAGCACTTAGTATAATCAAGTCCAGAACAAGGGCAGC TAGGGGAGTCACGCATGTTGTGGAAGAGCTTGAGAAGATGCTAGCATTCAATAGTTTGCTCATCTCACTAAAGAACCAGCCAGATGCAGCTCGCTTTGCACCTGGGGTTGGTCCAATTTCTTTACTTG GCGGAGAGTATTATGGTGATAGAAAGATTGACGACTTGAAGCTCCTTTTCAGAGCATATGTTACGGATTCTTTATCCACAGGTCGCTTGGAAGAGAATAAG CTTTCCGCCTTGAATCAGTTAAGGAATATATTTGGTTTAGGCAAACGAGAGGCAGAATCCATTGTGCTTGATGTTACTTCGAAGGTATACCGTAAACGTCTTTCACAGGCTGTTAGTGCGGGTGAGTTAGAAGCAGCAGATAGCAAAGCAGCCTTCCTTCAAAATATCTGTGAAGAGCTGCACTTTGATCCAGAGAGAGCAAGTCAGATTCACGAAG AAATTTACCGGCAAAAGCTTCAGCTTTGTGTTGCTGATGGAGAGCTGAACGAGGAGGATGTTGCTGCATTGTTGAGGCTACGGGTGATGCTTTGTATACCTCAGCAGACTGTTGAAGCTGCCCATTCAGATATCTGTGGCAGTTTGTTTGAAAAG GTTGTGAAGGAAGCAATTGCATCTGGTGTTGATGGTTACGACGCTGATGTAAAACAAGCTGTGAGAAAGGCAGCTCATGGTTTGCGATTGTCTAGGGAAGCTGCCATGTCTATAGCCGGCAAGGCA GTCCGAAAGATTTTTATTAACTACGTAAAACGAGCACGGTCAGTTGGGAGCCGTACTGAGGCTGCAAAAGAActtaaaaaaatgatagcttTCAACACATTAGTTGTGACTGAATTGGTGGCAGACATAAAAGGGGAATCATCTGATGATACCTCTACAGAAGAGCCAATAAAGGAGCAAGAAATAGAGGTTCTAGAGGATGAGGAATGGGAATCTATTCAGACACTTAGAAAGATAAGACCCGACAAGGAACTTGCTGCAAAGTTGGGGAAGCCTGGCCAGACTGAGATAACACTTAAAGATGACCTtcaggaaagagagaggactGACCTCTACAAAACATACTTACTCTTTTGTATAACTGGTGAAGTGAAGAGGATTCCATTTGGTGCTCAGATAACTACAAAGAAGGATGATTCAGAATATGTGCTACTAAATCAGCTTGGGGGGATATTGGGTTTGAGCACTACGGAGATAGTGGAAGTACACAGAAGCCTGGCCGAACAAGCTTTCAGGCAACAGGCTGAGGTGATTTTAGCTGATGGACAATTGACAAAAGCCAGGGTAGAGCAACTTAATGAGTTGCAGAAGCAAGTTGGGTTACCTCCGCAATATGTGCAAAAGATAATAAAGAATATAACAACTACAAAAATGGCAGCTGCCATTGAAACCGCTATTGGTCAGGGGAGGCTCAATATTAAGCAGATAAGAGAACTTAAAGAATCAAGTGTTGATTTAGACAGCATGATATCTGAAACCTTGCGAGAGAGCCTGTTTAAAAAAACTGTAGACGAGATATTCTCATCAGGCACTGGAGAGTTTGATGAGGAGGAAGTCTATGAGAAAATCCCGTTAGATCTCAATATTAATGCTGAGAAGGCTAAGAATGTTGTTCAAGAGCTTGCACGGAGCAGATTATCAAACTCACTGATTCAAGCTGTGTCACTTTTGAGGCAGAGAAATCGTCAAGGAGTG GTTTCTTCTCTTAATGACTTGCTGGCTTGTGACAAAGCTGTACCTGCCAAGCCACTTTCATGGGATGTGCCAGAGGAGCTAGCCGATCTGTTTGCTATATACCTGAAAAGTGACCCAGCACCAGAGAAATTATTGCGCTTGCAGTATCTGCTGGACATTAATGATTCTACGGCAGCTTCTCTCCGGGAGATGGGAGATAGATTACAAACTATTGGCGCAGAGGAGGAAAACTTTGTATTCTGA